The sequence below is a genomic window from Ornithobacterium rhinotracheale.
AGATTCCAATTAGTGGAGGGGCGCGTGGCAAATCAGTACGATGTAAGCGTAACAAGAGAAGATGTGGAAAATCAAGCCATAGAGGCCGTGAAACAGCAAATGAAAATGTACGGAGCAGGCTTAAACTTTGATGATGAAATGCTGAAAGGTATCGCGCAACAATCGCTACAAGATGAAAATCAATATCGCCAATTGGCCGACCAAGTGTTTGCTGGCAAGCTCATAGAGCTATTTAAGCAAAATGCAAAACTTGAAGAGAAAGAGGTGAGCTTTGAGGAATTCGTAGAGGAAGTAAAAGCTCAAAACGAAAAAATAAAATAGGAGTAAACATAAAAAGGTTTTGAACTTTACCGCGCGATTGCCCTTTGGGCAATCGCGCGGTTTTTTCATTTATTTGGCTTTTTTACAAAAACTGCTGAAGTTTGAATATAAATTTATATATTTGCGAGCTCAAATAGTTCATTAAAATACGGGGTCGACTGGTTTTGACAGCAAGCCGAGGTGATAGATAAGCATGCCGTGAAAGGTTGTGTACTCACGCTAATCAGGCACTTCAACTTTATAACTGGCAACAACGAATACGCTTTAGCTGCCTAATTCAGACCGAAGTATAGTAAGTCTTGGCGTTTTCCCTGCAAGGCAGGGAAGCTAAATGTCGCGCAAGGGCCCATTTCTCATGGCACTTGGGTTCGCGGCACAGGATAATGAGAATAGCTTAAATGATGTTTCTGCATTTGAGTGAATTTATATGAAACTAAGGCATATTGCGAGGTGTCTTTTCCTTTGATATGCACGAAAAAACAATAATCGACTAAGCATGTAGAAAGTCTATGATTTCCTTGTTTGGACGCGGGTTCGACTCCCGCCGACTCCACAGTCTTTTCTGTTTTTCAATTAATTACAAACGGAAAGGGACTAAAACAGGGACTAAGTTAAAAGCTTAGTCCCTGTTTGGTTTAAATCAATTAGGGTGCGTAAATTGTTGCGTGGTTACTTCGGTTAATATCTTATTATTCAGTGATTTAATTTTTCGTCACTTACTTCTTAATATTATATATTTCAAAATTTAGTATTTTTGTAGCATAAAGAAATTCCATGAAACACTTTGTAGAAAAATATATCAATCCATTTACCGATTACGGCTTTAAAAAAATCTTTGGAGAAGAACCAAATAAGGACTTGCTATTAGATTTTTTAAACGAGCTTCTTTACGAGGAGCAGGGAAGAATTGTAAGTTTGACTTATCTCAAAAACGAACATTTAAGCTCAAGTGAACTCGATCGCAAAGCGATATTTGATTTGTATTGCGAAAATGAAAAGGGCGAGAAGTTCATTGTGGAGTTGCAGAAGACAAAGCAAAATTTTTTTAAAGACAGAGCTTTGTATTATTCCACATTTCCCATTCGTGAGCAGGCACAGCGCGCCGATTGGAGTTATGAGTTAAAAGCGGTGTATACGATAGCGATTTTAGATTTTGTGTTTGATGAAGACAAAGAGAATACCGAAAAATTCCGTTATGATGTAAAATTATCGGACATTGAAACTAACAAGGTTTTCTATGATAAATTTACTTTTATATACCTTGAAATGCCGAAGTTTAACAAGTCGGTAGAGGAATTAGAAACAAGGTTTGAGAAGTGGCTATATGTTTTGCGTAACCTGAACCGCTTAGACCGTATACCAGAAAAGCTCAAAGAACGCATCTTTGAAAAGGTGTTTGAGGTGGCAGAAATCGCGAAGTTTACGCCTAATCAAGTGCATTCATATGAAGACAGCTTGAAGTACTACCGAGATTTAAAAAACTCACTAGATACCGCCAAAGAAGAGGGCTTTGAAGAGGGAAAAGAGGAAGGAAGAAAAGAAGAGAAATTAAAAATAGCGAAAAACCTTTTAGAGAGCAATGTATCAAAGGAGGTTGTAATGAAGACAACAGGTCTAACCCAAGAGCAAATAGAAAACCTAGATATTTAAATTTAGATACAGAATATTAAAAAATCCACTAACGAGTAGTTAGTGGATTTTTTAATATTATTGAAGATTGAATCAATCCAAAAGGTATTCTGTTTTCTCACATTCAGAATCAGGAAAAGGTAAATTTTGAGATGCTCGCTTAGAGAGAGCCAAAATAATACTATCTTCCATATGGGAAGGACGATAGGTTTTACCATTTAGAAACTTAAAATATCTGTCTACAAAGTGTTCCAGACACTATCCCACCAACTTTTTAATGATTAAAAATACTTTAATTAAATTTACATAGTTATGAACAAAGAAGAACTATTGAACAACAAGGATTTCTAAAAGTCCTTCAAGAATGGAGAAGACCAAATTCAGGTGCCTGGGGACCGCCAAGGTAGCGGGGATTTATATTTAATCGTTTGGATGGACGGCATGGTATTTATTGAAATCAGAAAAATTATTTATACCACCAATTTAATTGAAAATCTTAATGGAAAAATTAGAAATGCAAAGCATTCATGAACACCTATAAAATAATAAATATTGTGAACTAAAATACACCAAAAATAAGATGTCATTCCCTACCGATGAGGCGGTTATGAAATCGGTATATTTGGCTCTAAAAGAGGCCACTAAGAAATGGTCGATGCCTATTAAGAGTTGGGGTTTGATTTTGAATCAATTTATGCTTATTTTTGACCAAAGGCTCAGACTCTAAAAACCTAAGCCTCTCTTTTTAACTTACACACTTTTTGGGAGGGGGGATCTTTTTTTATTCAAACCTAAAAAGATCAAAAGCTTGTCGGTCTAGTTCCTCTCTAAAATCAGGGTGTGCAATGGAAATGAGGAGTTTGGCGCGCTCTTTATTACTTTTGCCGAATAAATTCACCGCTCCGTACTCCGTAACTACCCAGTGTACGTGGGCGCGCGTGGTGGTTACGCCAGCATTTTGTTTAAGGCTCGGAACAATTTTGCTAATTCCCTTGTGTGTTTTAGAACTAATGCCAAAAATAGGTTTTCCGCCTTTGGACATGGAGGCACCAAGTGTAAAGTCTAGCTGACCGCCTACGCCAGAAAATTGATAGGCGCCGAGGGTGTCGGCACAGATTTGCCCCGTTAGGTCAATTTCTAGCGCACTATTGATGGCTAC
It includes:
- a CDS encoding Rpn family recombination-promoting nuclease/putative transposase, whose product is MKHFVEKYINPFTDYGFKKIFGEEPNKDLLLDFLNELLYEEQGRIVSLTYLKNEHLSSSELDRKAIFDLYCENEKGEKFIVELQKTKQNFFKDRALYYSTFPIREQAQRADWSYELKAVYTIAILDFVFDEDKENTEKFRYDVKLSDIETNKVFYDKFTFIYLEMPKFNKSVEELETRFEKWLYVLRNLNRLDRIPEKLKERIFEKVFEVAEIAKFTPNQVHSYEDSLKYYRDLKNSLDTAKEEGFEEGKEEGRKEEKLKIAKNLLESNVSKEVVMKTTGLTQEQIENLDI